A window of the Bradyrhizobium ottawaense genome harbors these coding sequences:
- a CDS encoding 2-dehydropantoate 2-reductase, whose amino-acid sequence MRICVFGAGAVGSHIAVRLALAGHDVSCVMRGPHLDAAKTNGLTLRVGDAAFKANVKASDDPAALGAQDVVISTLKATGVASLATGLQPLLRDDTSVVFAQNGIPWWYDIGLSPKHPPVPDLGFLDPGGRLRAAIPRERIIGGVIFSSNEIVAPGIAANLSPERNRLLIGECDDRAGDRIAKLRAALNEARIESPEVPQIRETIWSKLLTNMSMSVLCSLTGQTARGVRDDPSLAEVIPRLLDEANSIAQTCFPEVKRVSRTGPAPDHKPSILQDYELGRAMEIDVLVRAPAAFARAAGLSTPMLDLMAALAIRQAREKGLYQAG is encoded by the coding sequence ATGCGTATCTGCGTTTTCGGTGCGGGCGCCGTCGGCAGCCACATAGCGGTGCGGCTGGCGCTGGCGGGACACGATGTCTCCTGCGTGATGCGGGGCCCGCATCTCGACGCGGCAAAGACCAACGGCCTGACGCTTCGGGTCGGGGACGCCGCGTTCAAGGCCAACGTGAAAGCATCCGACGACCCGGCAGCGCTCGGGGCACAGGATGTCGTGATCAGCACATTGAAGGCGACTGGCGTGGCCAGCCTCGCCACCGGCCTTCAGCCGCTGCTGCGCGACGACACTTCCGTCGTGTTCGCGCAGAACGGCATTCCCTGGTGGTACGATATCGGACTCTCCCCCAAGCATCCGCCGGTGCCTGATCTCGGCTTTCTCGATCCCGGCGGACGGCTGCGCGCCGCGATCCCCAGGGAACGCATCATCGGCGGCGTGATCTTTTCCTCCAACGAAATCGTTGCGCCCGGCATCGCCGCCAACCTCTCGCCCGAGCGCAACCGGCTCTTGATCGGCGAATGCGACGACCGCGCCGGCGATCGGATTGCAAAGCTGCGCGCGGCGCTGAACGAGGCCAGAATCGAATCGCCGGAGGTGCCGCAGATCAGGGAAACGATCTGGTCGAAACTCCTGACCAACATGTCGATGTCGGTGCTGTGTTCGCTGACCGGGCAGACCGCACGCGGGGTCCGCGACGATCCTTCGCTGGCCGAGGTCATCCCGCGCCTGCTCGACGAGGCCAACAGCATCGCGCAAACCTGTTTCCCCGAGGTCAAGCGCGTCAGCCGCACCGGCCCCGCGCCGGACCACAAGCCGTCGATCCTGCAGGATTACGAGCTCGGCCGCGCCATGGAGATCGACGTGCTGGTCCGCGCACCCGCCGCGTTCGCGCGCGCCGCCGGACTTTCGACGCCGATGCTCGATCTGATGGCCGCACTGGCGATCCGCCAGGCGCGGGAGAAGGGGCTGTATCAGGCAGGATAG
- a CDS encoding ABC transporter ATP-binding protein, whose protein sequence is MDLIADHISHRFGTLEVLDKVSFQVASGEVVAIVGPSGCGKSTLLSILGGLLRPNGGQADLRGAPPADSLNPLTFVFQDFALLPWCTVAENVEFPLVHTALDVAARGAVVDDALRRTGLSDFRGAYPKQLSGGMRQRVGIARALAVKPAILLMDEPLSALDSQTRELLMEDFIRLLADGGMAAVYVTHNLEEAVRLADRIVVLSRRPGRVREVVTIPMTRDERGGIDARGKLIGLQNELWSLIREEAIDAEREVQHA, encoded by the coding sequence ATGGACCTGATCGCCGACCATATCAGTCACCGTTTCGGCACGCTCGAGGTGCTGGACAAGGTGTCGTTCCAGGTCGCCTCGGGCGAGGTGGTCGCGATCGTCGGTCCTTCCGGCTGCGGCAAGAGCACGCTGCTGTCGATCCTTGGCGGTCTGCTGCGGCCGAACGGAGGGCAGGCTGACCTGCGCGGCGCACCGCCGGCCGACAGCCTCAATCCGCTGACCTTCGTGTTCCAGGATTTTGCGCTGCTGCCCTGGTGCACGGTAGCGGAGAACGTCGAGTTTCCGCTGGTGCATACGGCGCTGGACGTTGCCGCGCGCGGCGCCGTCGTCGACGACGCGCTGCGCCGGACCGGATTGTCCGATTTCCGCGGCGCCTATCCCAAGCAATTGTCGGGCGGCATGCGCCAGCGCGTCGGCATCGCGCGGGCGCTCGCGGTTAAGCCCGCGATCCTGTTGATGGACGAGCCGCTGTCGGCGCTGGATTCGCAGACCCGCGAATTGCTGATGGAGGATTTCATCCGCCTGCTCGCCGACGGCGGGATGGCCGCGGTCTATGTCACGCATAATCTGGAAGAAGCCGTGCGGCTTGCCGATCGCATCGTGGTGCTGTCGCGCCGTCCCGGCCGCGTTCGCGAGGTCGTGACCATCCCGATGACCCGCGACGAGCGCGGCGGCATCGATGCGCGCGGCAAGCTGATCGGATTGCAGAACGAGCTGTGGTCGTTGATCCGCGAAGAGGCGATCGACGCCGAGCGCGAGGTCCAGCATGCTTGA
- a CDS encoding FAD-dependent oxidoreductase — MPLKTVTEPARQIPLYGEYEVVVLGGGPAGIAAAVAAARAGRRTLLIERYGFLGGMGTAAGVTNFCGLHANVYGEAHRVVQGVASDLLARIDRLGGLNAPHLILGKIFAQAYDTAAYKIAADDLLAAHKVDILFHALGAGVVMEDDRRINVLMVETKAGRQAVRAGIFIDCSGDGDLAAWAGAPFEVGDNAGSMLFPSMMLRLNGIDPEKAGDAWRTIPALMEKAEAAGTHKFPRKGAIVRPQKSGIEWRVNFTQLAREDGSAVNGLDPDQMTRGEIEGRRQAVQAFEFLRTVPGFEKSYIVDLPPQLGIRETRRVVGGYMLSGEDVLGCASFEDSIGVNGWPMEQHVAGDVVFKFPPIPESRGFNELPYRMLVPEGVDNLLMAGRCASMTHDGQSAARVSGACFAMGEAVGAAADLALSGNTIPRDIAVEKLQQTLKQQGAFIGRDQRVPDGL, encoded by the coding sequence TTGCCTCTCAAAACCGTCACCGAACCCGCGCGCCAGATCCCGCTCTATGGCGAATACGAAGTCGTCGTGCTCGGCGGCGGGCCCGCGGGGATTGCGGCGGCGGTTGCGGCCGCCCGGGCCGGCCGCCGCACGCTGCTGATCGAACGCTACGGCTTTCTCGGCGGCATGGGCACGGCGGCCGGTGTGACGAACTTTTGCGGCCTTCATGCCAATGTCTACGGTGAGGCGCATCGGGTGGTGCAGGGCGTGGCCTCCGATCTGCTTGCTCGGATCGACCGGCTCGGCGGGCTCAATGCGCCGCATTTGATTCTGGGCAAGATTTTCGCGCAGGCCTATGACACCGCGGCCTATAAGATCGCGGCTGACGATCTCCTGGCCGCGCACAAGGTCGATATTCTCTTTCATGCGCTCGGTGCCGGCGTGGTGATGGAGGACGACAGGCGCATCAATGTGCTGATGGTTGAAACCAAGGCCGGCCGGCAGGCGGTACGCGCGGGCATCTTCATCGACTGCTCCGGCGACGGCGATCTCGCGGCCTGGGCTGGCGCGCCGTTCGAGGTCGGCGACAATGCCGGCAGCATGCTTTTTCCTTCCATGATGCTCCGTCTCAACGGCATCGACCCGGAGAAGGCGGGCGACGCCTGGCGGACGATTCCCGCGTTGATGGAAAAGGCGGAAGCCGCAGGTACCCATAAGTTTCCGCGCAAGGGTGCGATCGTGCGGCCGCAAAAATCAGGAATTGAGTGGCGGGTGAATTTTACCCAATTGGCCCGCGAGGACGGCAGCGCGGTCAATGGCCTCGATCCGGACCAGATGACCCGCGGCGAAATCGAGGGCCGCCGCCAGGCGGTGCAGGCGTTCGAGTTCCTGCGCACGGTGCCTGGTTTCGAGAAATCCTACATCGTCGATTTGCCGCCGCAGCTCGGCATCCGCGAAACCCGCCGCGTGGTCGGCGGCTACATGCTCTCGGGGGAGGACGTGCTGGGCTGCGCCTCGTTCGAGGATTCCATCGGCGTCAATGGCTGGCCGATGGAGCAGCATGTCGCCGGCGACGTGGTCTTCAAGTTCCCGCCGATCCCGGAATCGCGCGGGTTCAACGAATTGCCCTATCGCATGCTGGTTCCCGAAGGCGTCGACAATCTGCTGATGGCCGGCCGCTGCGCCTCGATGACCCATGACGGCCAGTCGGCGGCGCGGGTTTCCGGTGCCTGTTTCGCGATGGGGGAGGCGGTGGGCGCCGCGGCGGATCTGGCGCTGTCCGGCAATACGATTCCGCGCGACATTGCGGTGGAAAAGTTGCAACAAACGTTGAAACAACAGGGCGCCTTCATCGGGCGGGACCAGCGCGTGCCCGATGGGCTATAG
- a CDS encoding aspartate dehydrogenase, whose amino-acid sequence MSFKRIAIAGLGEIGKTVARKLAQGLPGLVLSGIATRDRAKAQAWLDREGISCSLVALDELPEHADLVVECAPAAILDQICRPMLNAGKQVMVLSASALLPRHDLIELARAHGGRIIVPTGALIGFDAVSAAAEGTISSVQMITRKPPNGLAGAPYLVANGISMDGLKSALCVFKGSARDAAAAFPANVNVVAALSLAGIGPDRTTIEIWADPAVTRNCHQIKVESDSANFTMAIENIPSENPKTGRITALSAIAALRKLGSPLQVGT is encoded by the coding sequence TTGTCTTTCAAACGCATTGCCATTGCCGGGCTGGGCGAGATCGGCAAGACCGTGGCGCGCAAGCTGGCGCAGGGGCTGCCGGGTCTCGTGCTGTCGGGTATCGCCACGCGAGACCGAGCCAAGGCGCAGGCCTGGCTCGATCGCGAAGGCATTTCCTGTTCGCTGGTCGCGCTCGATGAGCTGCCTGAACATGCCGACCTCGTGGTCGAATGCGCGCCGGCAGCTATCCTCGATCAGATCTGCCGGCCGATGCTGAACGCGGGCAAGCAGGTCATGGTGCTGAGCGCCAGTGCGTTGCTGCCGCGCCACGATCTGATCGAACTGGCGCGTGCGCACGGCGGCCGGATCATCGTGCCGACCGGCGCCCTGATCGGCTTCGACGCGGTCTCGGCCGCCGCCGAAGGCACGATCAGCTCGGTGCAGATGATCACGCGCAAGCCGCCCAACGGCTTGGCCGGCGCGCCTTATCTGGTCGCCAACGGAATCTCGATGGATGGATTGAAGTCCGCGCTGTGCGTATTCAAAGGCTCGGCCCGCGATGCCGCAGCGGCGTTCCCGGCCAATGTCAACGTGGTCGCGGCGCTGTCGCTGGCCGGCATCGGTCCCGATCGCACCACGATCGAGATCTGGGCCGATCCGGCGGTGACGCGCAACTGTCATCAGATCAAGGTCGAATCCGACTCGGCGAATTTTACGATGGCGATCGAGAACATCCCCTCGGAGAATCCGAAAACCGGCCGCATCACCGCACTCTCGGCGATCGCTGCATTGCGCAAGCTCGGCTCGCCGCTGCAGGTCGGGACTTAA
- a CDS encoding ABC transporter substrate-binding protein produces the protein MRRFARLAVAGLLAIVVGGIARADDALKAKVGVLRLSSSAPVFIAQDKGYFREAGLDIELKFFDAAQPIAVATTSGDVDFGITAFTAGLYNLAGKGTLKVIGGMSREKAGYPLIGYFASNNAYAAGLKTPKDLAGKRIAVTQVGSSFHYSLGLLADKYGFKLADVKVLPLQSLSNAAAALKGETVDAALLPVSTARTLIDSGGAKFLGWVGDETPWQLGAVFASPKTLTHGALVTKLLAALVRADREYHDVVLASVKDGKADINDKTRPLLEIIAKYTNLPVEQVVGNCAYVDPDGKLDVKNVGNQIAWLQEQGFVDKGFSADAIVAKEYVKAD, from the coding sequence ATGAGACGGTTTGCACGGCTCGCGGTGGCGGGTTTGTTGGCGATTGTCGTTGGCGGGATCGCCCGGGCCGATGACGCGCTGAAGGCCAAGGTCGGCGTGCTCCGGCTGTCGTCGTCGGCGCCGGTGTTCATCGCGCAGGACAAGGGTTACTTCCGCGAGGCCGGGCTCGATATCGAACTGAAATTCTTCGACGCGGCGCAGCCGATCGCGGTGGCGACGACCTCGGGCGACGTCGATTTCGGCATCACGGCATTTACGGCCGGGCTCTATAATCTCGCGGGCAAGGGCACGCTAAAGGTGATCGGCGGCATGAGCCGCGAAAAGGCCGGCTATCCCCTGATCGGCTATTTCGCCAGCAACAATGCCTATGCGGCCGGCCTGAAGACACCGAAGGATCTCGCCGGCAAGCGGATCGCGGTGACGCAGGTCGGCTCCAGCTTCCATTATTCGCTGGGTCTGCTCGCCGACAAATACGGTTTCAAGCTCGCGGACGTAAAGGTGCTGCCGCTGCAGTCGCTGTCGAATGCCGCCGCCGCCCTGAAGGGCGAGACCGTCGATGCGGCGCTGCTGCCGGTCTCGACCGCGCGCACGCTGATCGATTCCGGCGGCGCCAAGTTTCTTGGCTGGGTCGGCGACGAAACGCCGTGGCAACTGGGTGCGGTGTTCGCCTCGCCGAAGACGCTGACCCATGGCGCGCTGGTGACGAAGCTCTTGGCCGCGCTGGTGCGCGCCGATCGCGAATACCACGATGTGGTGCTGGCGTCCGTCAAGGACGGCAAGGCCGACATCAACGACAAGACCAGGCCGTTGCTCGAGATCATCGCGAAATACACCAACCTCCCGGTCGAGCAGGTGGTCGGCAATTGCGCCTATGTCGATCCCGACGGCAAGCTCGACGTCAAGAACGTCGGCAACCAGATCGCCTGGCTGCAGGAGCAGGGGTTCGTCGACAAGGGATTTTCGGCGGATGCGATCGTCGCCAAGGAATATGTGAAGGCGGATTGA
- a CDS encoding MarR family winged helix-turn-helix transcriptional regulator, protein MPSKPAPAPKVPVTKAAPITMDAVYTAPGYLFRRMQQIAVAIFVEECRAFDLTPVQYAALVAIHTHPGIDATRLSAVIAFDRSTLGNVIERLETKTLIERKPAREDKRVKLLYLTKAGTALLREIMVAVEKAQARMLQPLKPADRKTLLALLTQLVDLNNEASRVPLRAEDALEHLGKSG, encoded by the coding sequence ATGCCGAGTAAGCCCGCGCCCGCACCCAAGGTACCCGTTACCAAGGCCGCGCCCATCACGATGGATGCGGTCTACACCGCGCCGGGCTATCTGTTCCGGCGGATGCAGCAGATCGCGGTCGCGATCTTTGTCGAGGAATGCCGGGCGTTCGACCTGACGCCGGTGCAATACGCCGCCCTGGTGGCGATCCACACCCATCCCGGGATCGATGCGACGCGGCTGTCCGCGGTGATCGCCTTCGACCGCTCCACGCTCGGCAATGTGATCGAACGGCTGGAGACCAAGACCCTGATCGAGCGCAAGCCGGCGCGCGAGGACAAGCGCGTCAAGCTGCTCTATCTCACCAAGGCGGGCACCGCCCTGCTGCGCGAGATCATGGTGGCGGTCGAGAAGGCGCAGGCGCGGATGCTGCAGCCACTGAAGCCGGCCGACCGCAAGACGCTGCTGGCGCTGCTGACGCAGCTGGTCGATCTCAACAACGAGGCGTCGCGGGTGCCGCTGCGCGCCGAAGACGCGCTCGAACATCTGGGAAAGTCGGGCTGA
- the maiA gene encoding maleylacetoacetate isomerase, translating to MKLHGYFRSAAAYRVRIALNLKGMQPEHLAHHLRKGEQCAPAYLAINPQGLVPALESDTGAILTQSLAIVEWLDETHPEPPLLPKDPLRRAKVRAFAMALACDTHPVQNLKVLNRLRQLGISEEKVTEWAAWANREGLGACEALIADEPGPFCFGPTPGMADLSLVPQLGNARRFGVDVSAYPRLLKAEAAAKEMKAFADAAPDRQPDAE from the coding sequence ATGAAGCTGCACGGCTATTTCCGCAGTGCCGCGGCATACCGGGTCAGGATCGCACTCAATCTGAAGGGGATGCAGCCTGAGCACCTCGCCCATCACCTTCGCAAGGGGGAGCAATGCGCGCCGGCCTATCTCGCGATCAATCCGCAGGGTCTGGTGCCGGCGCTGGAGAGCGACACCGGCGCGATCCTCACCCAATCGCTTGCCATTGTCGAATGGCTGGATGAGACCCATCCAGAACCGCCGCTGTTGCCGAAGGACCCGCTGCGCCGCGCCAAAGTCCGCGCCTTCGCCATGGCACTCGCCTGCGACACCCACCCGGTGCAAAATCTGAAAGTGTTGAACCGGCTTCGCCAGCTCGGAATATCAGAAGAGAAGGTGACGGAGTGGGCGGCCTGGGCCAACCGCGAGGGGCTGGGCGCCTGCGAAGCCCTGATCGCGGACGAGCCGGGGCCGTTCTGTTTCGGGCCAACGCCTGGTATGGCCGATCTGTCGCTGGTGCCGCAGCTCGGCAATGCGCGCCGCTTCGGTGTCGACGTCTCGGCCTATCCGCGCTTGCTCAAGGCCGAGGCCGCGGCCAAGGAGATGAAGGCGTTCGCCGACGCCGCGCCGGACAGGCAGCCCGATGCCGAGTAA
- a CDS encoding 3-hydroxybenzoate 6-monooxygenase, with protein MDVRPVLIAGGGIGGLATALGLAQKGIRSILLEKASSLGEIGAGIQLGPNAFHAFDYLGVGEAARGMAVYIDQLRLMDAMTAEEITHVDLREAFRARFGNPYAVVHRGDLHGVFLRACQNHELIELRVSSEVIGYDQDGSSVTARLANGERVAGRLLIGADGLWSNVRKQVIADGPPRVSGHTTYRSVIPTEQMPEDLRWNAATLWAGPKCHIVHYPLSGWKVFNLVVTYHNDAPEPVAGKPVSDEEVMQGFGHVHERAREIIRHGKNWRLWVLCDRDPVERWIDGRVALLGDAAHPMLQYFAQGACQAMEDAVCLSHMLSHHDDQAAALEAYRAQRFPRTARVQMLSRAIGEHIYHPSGEHARIRNAIMRGKSQEDYLGDLTWLYGGTGLAG; from the coding sequence ATGGACGTGCGACCGGTATTGATCGCTGGCGGCGGCATCGGCGGGCTGGCCACGGCGCTGGGCCTGGCGCAAAAGGGCATCCGCTCGATCCTGCTGGAGAAGGCTTCCAGCCTCGGCGAAATTGGCGCCGGCATCCAGCTCGGGCCCAATGCGTTTCATGCCTTCGACTATCTCGGCGTCGGTGAGGCGGCGCGCGGCATGGCGGTTTATATCGACCAGCTCCGGCTGATGGATGCAATGACCGCCGAGGAGATCACCCATGTCGATCTGCGCGAGGCGTTTCGCGCACGCTTCGGCAACCCTTACGCGGTCGTGCATCGCGGCGACCTGCATGGCGTTTTCTTAAGGGCCTGCCAGAACCACGAACTGATCGAATTGCGCGTGAGCAGCGAGGTCATCGGCTACGATCAGGACGGATCGTCGGTGACGGCGCGGCTGGCGAATGGCGAGCGCGTCGCGGGCCGGCTCTTGATCGGCGCCGACGGACTGTGGTCGAACGTTCGCAAGCAGGTCATCGCAGATGGCCCGCCGCGGGTGTCCGGTCATACGACCTACCGCTCGGTGATTCCGACCGAACAGATGCCGGAAGATTTGCGCTGGAACGCGGCGACGCTGTGGGCGGGCCCGAAATGCCACATCGTGCATTATCCGCTGTCGGGCTGGAAGGTGTTCAACCTCGTCGTCACCTATCACAACGATGCGCCGGAGCCGGTGGCGGGCAAGCCGGTTTCCGACGAGGAAGTCATGCAGGGCTTTGGCCACGTGCATGAGCGTGCGCGCGAGATCATCCGGCACGGCAAGAACTGGCGGCTATGGGTGCTGTGCGACCGCGATCCCGTCGAGCGCTGGATCGATGGCCGCGTCGCGCTGCTCGGCGATGCCGCGCATCCGATGCTGCAATATTTCGCGCAAGGCGCCTGCCAGGCGATGGAAGACGCGGTCTGTCTGTCGCATATGCTGTCGCATCATGACGATCAGGCCGCAGCGCTTGAAGCCTATCGCGCGCAACGCTTTCCGCGCACCGCCCGGGTGCAGATGCTGTCGCGCGCGATCGGCGAGCACATCTATCACCCGTCCGGCGAGCACGCCCGCATCCGCAACGCGATCATGCGCGGCAAGTCGCAGGAGGATTATCTTGGCGATCTGACCTGGCTCTATGGCGGGACGGGGCTGGCGGGGTAG
- the gtdA gene encoding gentisate 1,2-dioxygenase, protein MEAVQKTPEREAFYKKIDGENLSALWNVMGDLITPEPRSACRPHLWKFDAIRDYMTEAGKLITAKEAERRVLVLENPGLRGQSKITTSLFAGVQMVVPGDVAPAHRHSQSALRFVLEGKGAATAVDGERTLMEPGDFVITPSMTWHDHSNETSEPMFWLDGLDIPMVQFFDASFAEGSNEDQQKITRPAGDSFARYGHNLLPVDEKRKSKTSPIFNYPYSYTREALEQAKTRNEWDACHGLKLKFSNPETGDFAMPTIGTFIQMLPKGFKTARYRSTDATVFAAIEGKGRTRVGDQTFEWGARDLFVVPSWQWVTHEAEVDSVLFSFSDRPVQQKLDLFREDRGNA, encoded by the coding sequence ATGGAAGCCGTGCAGAAGACCCCGGAACGCGAGGCGTTCTACAAGAAGATCGACGGCGAAAATCTCTCCGCGCTGTGGAACGTGATGGGCGACCTGATCACGCCTGAGCCGCGCTCTGCCTGCCGGCCTCACTTGTGGAAGTTCGACGCGATCCGCGACTACATGACCGAAGCCGGCAAGCTGATCACCGCCAAGGAAGCCGAGCGGCGGGTGCTGGTGCTGGAAAATCCCGGTTTGCGCGGGCAATCGAAAATCACCACCTCGCTGTTTGCGGGCGTGCAGATGGTCGTCCCCGGCGACGTCGCGCCGGCGCACCGGCACAGCCAGTCGGCATTGAGGTTTGTGCTCGAAGGCAAGGGTGCCGCAACCGCAGTCGACGGCGAGCGCACCTTGATGGAGCCCGGCGACTTCGTGATCACGCCGTCGATGACCTGGCACGACCATTCCAACGAAACGTCCGAGCCGATGTTCTGGCTCGACGGCCTCGACATTCCGATGGTGCAGTTCTTCGACGCGTCGTTTGCCGAAGGCTCCAACGAGGACCAGCAGAAGATCACCCGTCCCGCCGGCGACAGCTTTGCCCGCTACGGGCACAATCTGCTGCCGGTCGACGAGAAGCGAAAATCGAAGACGTCACCGATCTTCAACTATCCCTACAGCTACACCCGCGAGGCGCTGGAGCAGGCCAAGACCCGCAACGAATGGGACGCCTGCCACGGGCTGAAGCTGAAATTCTCCAATCCGGAAACCGGCGATTTTGCGATGCCGACCATCGGCACCTTCATCCAGATGCTGCCGAAGGGCTTTAAAACCGCGCGCTATCGCTCGACCGATGCGACCGTGTTCGCCGCTATCGAAGGCAAGGGCCGCACAAGGGTCGGCGATCAGACCTTCGAGTGGGGCGCGCGCGACCTGTTCGTGGTGCCGAGCTGGCAATGGGTCACCCACGAGGCGGAGGTCGATTCAGTGCTGTTCAGCTTCTCCGACCGCCCGGTGCAGCAGAAGCTGGATCTGTTCCGCGAGGACCGCGGCAACGCGTGA
- a CDS encoding enoyl-CoA hydratase-related protein, producing the protein MSANPVLWSLSENGVGTVTLNRPEVNNAYDAGLINGVLAAMDDLGGKPNLRVVVLKGNGRHFQAGADLKWINGVRPKSVEENEVVSRATFEAVQRLNTLPIPTVALVQGGCFGGGTGVISACDVVIAADNALFSITEVRWGLTAAIIIPQLCDAIGVRQVRRYALTGERFGAEDARRIGLVHEVVPLADLEAAGARVVEQLLANGPAAMAETKALALESSFGGMSVDDDAYARLVKMHSARRQTAEASEGLASFAEKRAANWK; encoded by the coding sequence ATGAGCGCCAATCCGGTCCTGTGGAGCCTCAGCGAAAACGGTGTCGGCACGGTCACGCTCAATCGCCCCGAGGTGAACAATGCCTACGATGCCGGCCTGATCAACGGCGTGCTCGCGGCGATGGACGATCTGGGCGGCAAGCCAAATCTTCGCGTCGTGGTGCTGAAGGGCAACGGCAGGCATTTTCAGGCCGGCGCCGACCTGAAATGGATCAACGGTGTGCGGCCGAAATCGGTCGAAGAGAACGAGGTGGTGTCGCGGGCGACGTTCGAGGCGGTGCAGCGGCTCAATACCTTGCCGATCCCGACGGTAGCGCTGGTGCAGGGCGGCTGCTTCGGCGGCGGCACCGGTGTGATTTCGGCCTGCGACGTCGTGATCGCGGCCGACAATGCGCTGTTCTCGATCACCGAAGTGCGCTGGGGGCTGACGGCTGCGATCATCATCCCGCAGCTCTGCGACGCCATTGGCGTGCGCCAGGTCCGCCGCTACGCACTAACCGGCGAGCGCTTTGGCGCGGAAGACGCGCGCCGCATCGGCCTGGTGCATGAGGTGGTGCCGCTGGCCGACCTCGAGGCCGCAGGCGCCAGGGTCGTTGAACAATTGCTCGCCAACGGTCCCGCTGCGATGGCCGAGACCAAGGCGCTGGCGCTGGAAAGTTCGTTCGGCGGCATGAGCGTCGACGATGACGCCTATGCGCGGCTGGTCAAAATGCATTCGGCGCGCCGGCAGACTGCGGAGGCGTCGGAGGGACTGGCGTCGTTTGCGGAGAAGCGCGCGGCGAACTGGAAGTAG
- a CDS encoding ABC transporter permease, which yields MLDRAASQQAGPDEQQTRPVAFRGAGFTPRAGRASGWIALALVIAFWQLAGSAGWVNPLFLPAPSAIAVAIYKLALSGALWQHLSWSIMRIGSGWVLGTTAGVIVGFAIGLSTLARGVGITFISALFPIPKIALLPLLILWLGIGEEPKIATIALGVFFSTAISVYSGVDAVPRNLIRMAQSFNVPFHAIVTRVIWPGAMPSILAGFRITASVALLLVVSAEMIGAQYGIGAFVLQAGNLMQTDQLLAGVVILSLFGLAVSRLINWLEARLLHWR from the coding sequence ATGCTTGACCGCGCGGCATCGCAGCAAGCAGGACCGGACGAGCAGCAAACGCGGCCGGTCGCCTTTCGCGGCGCCGGCTTCACGCCGCGCGCGGGCCGAGCTTCGGGCTGGATCGCGCTGGCGCTGGTGATTGCGTTCTGGCAGTTGGCCGGCAGCGCCGGTTGGGTCAATCCGCTGTTCCTGCCGGCACCGTCGGCGATTGCGGTCGCCATCTACAAGCTCGCGCTATCAGGCGCGCTCTGGCAGCATCTGTCGTGGTCGATCATGCGGATCGGATCCGGCTGGGTGCTCGGCACCACAGCCGGCGTCATCGTCGGCTTCGCGATCGGACTCTCGACCCTGGCGCGCGGTGTTGGCATCACCTTCATCTCGGCGCTGTTTCCGATTCCGAAGATTGCACTGCTGCCGCTGCTGATTCTCTGGCTCGGGATCGGCGAGGAGCCGAAGATCGCGACCATTGCGCTCGGCGTGTTCTTCTCCACCGCGATCTCGGTCTATAGCGGCGTCGATGCGGTGCCGCGCAACCTGATCCGGATGGCGCAGAGCTTTAATGTGCCGTTCCACGCCATTGTGACCCGGGTGATCTGGCCTGGCGCGATGCCCTCGATCCTCGCGGGATTCCGCATCACGGCCTCGGTCGCGCTGCTGCTCGTGGTCAGCGCCGAGATGATCGGCGCCCAATACGGCATCGGCGCCTTCGTGCTGCAGGCCGGCAACCTGATGCAGACCGATCAGCTCCTCGCCGGTGTCGTGATCCTGTCGCTGTTCGGGCTGGCGGTGAGCCGGTTGATCAACTGGCTGGAAGCGCGGTTGCTGCACTGGCGGTAG